From Zingiber officinale cultivar Zhangliang chromosome 5B, Zo_v1.1, whole genome shotgun sequence, the proteins below share one genomic window:
- the LOC121984130 gene encoding uncharacterized protein LOC121984130 isoform X1 — protein sequence MEVVSPKPFFRAPLSSHLYPIATRSCSKCPKPSSSLPISLDSNTSRFPAGPVASTSSSFNPLCIVLHSLRGFVFSHLPKMRSWLRGGLPDGCEREREGFLCCGGIGTFLMSTTAAVSRDRVSPFLWTLAGNPTFISGLVAWSLAQTIKMLLNFFFERRWDLGVLFSSGGMPSSHSALCTALTASVALCHGVGDSLFPVCLGFSLIVMYDAIGVRRHAGMQAEVLNKIIEDLFQAHPISKRKLKELLGHTPSQVFAGAVLGILVAFFCCQGYSLAV from the exons ATGGAGGTCGTCAGTCCCAAACCCTTCTTTAGGGCTCCTCTCTCCTCCCACCTTTACCCGATAGCTACTCGTTCCTGCTCCAAGTGCCCCAAACCCTCGTCGTCCCTTCCCATCTCCTTGGATTCCAACACCAGCCGATTTCCCGCCGGCCCGGTCGCCTCCACCTCGTCCTCGTTCAATCCATTATGCATCGTCCTCCACTCACTCCGCGGTTTCGTCTTCTCCCATCTGCCAAAGATGCGATCTTGGCTCCGCGGCGGTCTGCCCGATGGCTGCGAACGCGAGCGGGAGGGCTTCCTCTGCTGCGGTGGGATCGGGACGTTTCTGATGAGCACCACGGCGGCCGTGTCCAGGGACCGGGTCAGCCCATTCCTGTGGACGCTCGCCGGAAACCCCACCTTCATATCGGGCTTAGTCGCTTGGTCCCTGGCTCAGACCATTAAGATGCTTCTCAACTTCTTCTTTGAACGGAGGTGGGACCTCGGGGTGCTGTTCAGCTCCGGGGGAATGCCGTCTTCGCACTCCGCGCTGTGCACGGCACTCACTGCTTCTGTGGCGCTGTGCCATGGGGTGGGCGACTCGCTCTTCCCAGTGTGCCTAGGGTTCAGCCTTATTGTTATGTATGATGCCATCGGTGTCAGACGGCATGCCGGCATGCAGGCTGAG GTACTTAATAAGATCATTGAGGACTTGTTTCAAGCACATCCTATCAGTAAAAGAAAGCTTAAGGAGCTCCTGGGACACACCCCATCCCAGGTCTTTGCCGGGGCTGTATTAGGCATCTTAGTCGCTTTCTTTTGTTGTCAGGGTTACAGTCTGGCTGTTTAG
- the LOC121984130 gene encoding uncharacterized protein LOC121984130 isoform X2, whose amino-acid sequence MEVVSPKPFFRAPLSSHLYPIATRSCSKCPKPSSSLPISLDSNTSRFPAGPVASTSSSFNPLCIVLHSLRGFVFSHLPKMRSWLRGGLPDGCEREREGFLCCGGIGTFLMSTTAAVSRDRVSPFLWTLAGNPTFISGLVAWSLAQTIKMLLNFFFERRWDLGVLFSSGGMPSSHSALCTALTASVALCHGVGDSLFPVCLGFSLIVMYDAIGVRRHAGMQAEGTKLK is encoded by the exons ATGGAGGTCGTCAGTCCCAAACCCTTCTTTAGGGCTCCTCTCTCCTCCCACCTTTACCCGATAGCTACTCGTTCCTGCTCCAAGTGCCCCAAACCCTCGTCGTCCCTTCCCATCTCCTTGGATTCCAACACCAGCCGATTTCCCGCCGGCCCGGTCGCCTCCACCTCGTCCTCGTTCAATCCATTATGCATCGTCCTCCACTCACTCCGCGGTTTCGTCTTCTCCCATCTGCCAAAGATGCGATCTTGGCTCCGCGGCGGTCTGCCCGATGGCTGCGAACGCGAGCGGGAGGGCTTCCTCTGCTGCGGTGGGATCGGGACGTTTCTGATGAGCACCACGGCGGCCGTGTCCAGGGACCGGGTCAGCCCATTCCTGTGGACGCTCGCCGGAAACCCCACCTTCATATCGGGCTTAGTCGCTTGGTCCCTGGCTCAGACCATTAAGATGCTTCTCAACTTCTTCTTTGAACGGAGGTGGGACCTCGGGGTGCTGTTCAGCTCCGGGGGAATGCCGTCTTCGCACTCCGCGCTGTGCACGGCACTCACTGCTTCTGTGGCGCTGTGCCATGGGGTGGGCGACTCGCTCTTCCCAGTGTGCCTAGGGTTCAGCCTTATTGTTATGTATGATGCCATCGGTGTCAGACGGCATGCCGGCATGCAGGCTGAG GGGACTAAACTCAAGTGA